From a region of the Vagococcus coleopterorum genome:
- the adhE gene encoding bifunctional acetaldehyde-CoA/alcohol dehydrogenase produces MSEKNQGVKEMIDELVVKGNAALIEMEKLNQEQVDHIVHQMSMAALNAHMPLAKMAVEETGRGIYEDKAIKNMYASESIWNNIKDNKTVGVINEDPSKGIVEIATPVGVVCGVTPTTNPTSTTIFKAMISLKTRNPIIFAFHPSAQKSSAEAARIVRDAAVQAGAPENCIQWIEQPSIDGTNGLMNHEGVAIVLATGGSGMVKAAYSTGKPALGVGPGNTPVYLEKTAKIKRAVNDLIVSKAFDNGMICASEQGVIVDKEIYDDVKKEFQAHQVYFAKASELKKLEAAVMNESKTAVNPAIVGNSAVDIAKLAGIKVPEGTKILVTELEGTGIDYPLSLEKLSPVLAMMKADSKEEAFQMCENMQEFGLGHTAVIHSEDEALQIEFGLKMKACRILVNSPAAQGGIGDLYNEMIPSLTLGCGSYGKNSVSKNVSALNLINIKTVAKRRNNMQWFKLPQKIYFEKNSLNYLEEMADVNRVFLVCDEGMVKFGYADRVIETLRKRKNDVQIEMFSDVEPDPSSDTVYKGTERMVAFQPDTVIALGGGSAMDAAKGMWLFFEHPDTEFFGAKQKFLDIRKRAYKIPTAEKAKFVCIPTTSGTGSEVTPFAVITDSETGVKYPLADYALTPDVAIIDPQFVLSVPRSVTADTGMDVLTHAIESYVSVMASDYTRGLSLQAIKLVFENLEASCDRPNEENREKMHNASAMAGMAFANAFLGICHSIAHKCGGEYHIPHGRTNAILLPHVIRYNAKDPSKHAIFPKYDYFRADEDYAEIARFLGLKGTTTTELVESLANEVTDLGRRVGIDMSFKAQGVTDKQLNSTVDRLAELAYEDQCTTANPKEPLISELKGIIEAAYKG; encoded by the coding sequence ATGTCTGAAAAAAATCAAGGTGTTAAAGAAATGATTGATGAGTTAGTCGTCAAAGGAAACGCTGCTTTAATAGAAATGGAAAAGCTTAATCAAGAACAGGTTGACCATATAGTTCATCAAATGTCGATGGCGGCACTTAATGCTCATATGCCGTTAGCTAAGATGGCAGTTGAGGAAACGGGTCGTGGTATATATGAAGATAAAGCGATAAAAAATATGTATGCATCCGAATCAATTTGGAACAATATTAAGGATAATAAAACAGTTGGAGTTATTAATGAAGATCCATCGAAAGGGATTGTCGAAATTGCAACACCCGTTGGAGTTGTTTGTGGGGTGACGCCAACAACGAATCCAACATCAACAACTATTTTCAAAGCAATGATTTCTTTGAAAACGCGTAATCCGATTATTTTTGCATTCCATCCCAGTGCGCAAAAATCTTCTGCTGAAGCAGCACGAATCGTGCGTGATGCAGCGGTTCAAGCCGGAGCACCAGAAAATTGTATTCAATGGATTGAACAGCCATCTATTGATGGGACGAACGGTTTGATGAATCACGAGGGTGTTGCGATTGTATTAGCGACAGGCGGCTCAGGTATGGTCAAGGCAGCTTATTCAACGGGTAAACCAGCCTTGGGTGTGGGACCAGGGAACACGCCGGTTTATTTAGAAAAAACAGCTAAAATCAAACGTGCAGTGAATGATTTAATCGTTTCGAAAGCATTTGACAATGGAATGATTTGTGCTTCCGAGCAAGGGGTCATTGTTGATAAAGAAATTTACGATGATGTAAAAAAAGAATTTCAAGCACATCAAGTCTACTTTGCCAAAGCATCTGAGCTTAAAAAGTTAGAAGCAGCTGTAATGAATGAAAGTAAAACGGCTGTTAATCCTGCTATCGTAGGGAATAGTGCGGTAGATATTGCTAAACTAGCAGGTATTAAAGTTCCGGAAGGTACGAAAATTTTAGTAACGGAATTAGAGGGAACGGGGATTGATTACCCCTTATCGCTTGAAAAATTATCACCAGTTTTAGCAATGATGAAAGCTGACTCAAAAGAAGAAGCTTTTCAAATGTGTGAAAATATGCAAGAGTTTGGATTGGGTCACACAGCCGTAATTCACTCAGAAGATGAGGCGCTGCAAATTGAATTTGGTTTGAAAATGAAAGCTTGTCGTATTCTTGTTAATAGTCCTGCGGCACAAGGTGGGATTGGCGATTTATACAATGAAATGATTCCATCCTTGACACTTGGTTGTGGCTCGTATGGTAAGAACTCAGTTTCAAAAAATGTGTCAGCGTTAAACTTAATCAATATTAAAACTGTAGCGAAACGGAGAAATAATATGCAATGGTTTAAACTACCTCAAAAAATTTACTTTGAAAAGAACTCGTTAAACTATTTAGAAGAGATGGCCGATGTTAATCGTGTTTTCTTAGTTTGTGATGAAGGTATGGTTAAGTTTGGATATGCTGATCGAGTAATAGAAACCCTTCGTAAACGTAAAAATGATGTGCAGATTGAAATGTTTTCTGATGTCGAACCAGACCCATCAAGCGATACGGTCTATAAAGGTACTGAAAGAATGGTCGCTTTCCAGCCGGATACTGTTATTGCTTTAGGTGGTGGTTCTGCAATGGATGCGGCGAAAGGCATGTGGCTGTTCTTTGAACACCCAGATACAGAGTTTTTTGGGGCTAAGCAAAAATTCTTAGATATTCGCAAGCGTGCATATAAAATTCCAACAGCAGAAAAAGCGAAATTCGTTTGTATCCCAACAACATCAGGTACAGGATCTGAAGTGACACCCTTTGCTGTTATTACAGACAGCGAGACAGGGGTTAAGTATCCATTAGCTGATTATGCGTTAACGCCGGATGTGGCGATTATTGACCCGCAATTCGTATTATCAGTACCACGTTCAGTTACTGCTGATACTGGTATGGATGTGTTAACTCATGCAATTGAATCGTATGTTTCTGTAATGGCTTCTGATTATACTCGTGGACTAAGCTTGCAAGCAATCAAATTAGTATTTGAAAACTTAGAGGCTTCTTGTGATCGACCAAACGAGGAAAACAGGGAGAAAATGCACAATGCTTCAGCGATGGCGGGAATGGCATTTGCCAATGCGTTCTTAGGTATTTGTCATTCGATTGCGCACAAATGTGGTGGTGAGTATCACATCCCTCACGGTCGTACGAACGCCATTTTATTACCGCACGTTATTCGTTACAATGCTAAAGATCCATCTAAACACGCTATTTTCCCTAAATATGACTATTTCCGTGCGGATGAAGATTATGCTGAAATCGCTCGTTTCCTTGGTTTGAAAGGAACAACAACAACAGAATTGGTTGAGTCGCTTGCTAATGAAGTAACTGATTTAGGAAGACGTGTAGGCATAGATATGAGTTTTAAAGCACAAGGTGTAACTGACAAACAATTAAATAGTACAGTGGATCGCTTGGCAGAACTTGCCTACGAAGATCAATGCACAACTGCAAATCCTAAAGAGCCTTTAATTTCAGAATTAAAAGGGATTATCGAAGCAGCATATAAAGGATAA
- the tgt gene encoding tRNA guanosine(34) transglycosylase Tgt: protein MTEPAIRYRLIKKEKHTGARLGEIITPHGTFPTPMFMPVGTLATVKTMAPEELKEMGAGIILANTYHLWLRPGEDLVEQAGGLHKFMNWDQGILTDSGGFQVWSLSDMRNITEEGVSFKNHLNGSKMFLSPEKAIGIQNKLGPDIMMSFDECAPFHESHDYVKKSIERTSRWAERGLEAHANPDRQGLFGIIQGAGYKDLREQSAKDLVSMDFPGYSIGGLSVGETKEEMNSVLEYMGGLIPENKPRYLMGVGTADSLIDGVINGVDMFDCVLPTRIARNGTCMTSKGRLVVKNAKYAEDFRPLDEKCDCYTCRNYTRAYIRHLIKCDETFGIRLTSYHNLYFLQTVMQGIRQAIMDDNLLEYREAFFEEYGFNKENAKNF, encoded by the coding sequence ATGACAGAACCAGCCATTCGTTATCGTTTAATCAAAAAAGAAAAACACACGGGGGCACGATTAGGTGAAATAATCACGCCTCATGGGACATTCCCAACTCCGATGTTTATGCCAGTTGGAACGTTGGCAACTGTAAAAACTATGGCGCCGGAAGAATTAAAAGAAATGGGCGCAGGAATTATCTTGGCTAATACGTATCACTTATGGTTACGACCTGGTGAGGATTTAGTTGAACAAGCAGGTGGATTACATAAGTTTATGAACTGGGATCAAGGGATTTTGACAGATTCAGGTGGCTTTCAAGTTTGGTCGTTATCTGATATGCGTAATATTACTGAAGAAGGTGTGAGTTTTAAAAACCATTTGAATGGTTCGAAAATGTTCCTATCTCCAGAAAAAGCAATCGGTATCCAAAATAAATTAGGCCCAGATATTATGATGAGTTTTGATGAATGTGCACCATTCCATGAAAGTCATGATTATGTCAAAAAATCTATTGAACGAACAAGTCGTTGGGCAGAACGTGGTTTAGAAGCGCATGCTAATCCAGATCGTCAAGGTCTGTTTGGGATTATTCAAGGTGCGGGGTATAAAGACTTACGTGAGCAAAGTGCTAAAGATTTAGTTAGCATGGATTTCCCAGGGTATTCGATTGGTGGCTTGTCAGTAGGTGAAACTAAAGAAGAGATGAACAGTGTCTTGGAATATATGGGTGGTTTGATTCCAGAAAATAAACCGCGTTATTTAATGGGTGTTGGAACAGCGGATTCTCTAATTGATGGTGTTATTAATGGTGTTGATATGTTTGACTGTGTCTTACCAACACGTATCGCTCGTAACGGTACATGTATGACAAGTAAAGGACGTTTAGTTGTGAAAAACGCCAAATACGCAGAAGATTTCCGTCCTCTTGATGAAAAATGTGATTGTTACACATGCCGTAACTATACTCGTGCATATATTCGCCACTTAATAAAATGTGATGAAACGTTTGGTATTCGATTGACGTCATATCATAACTTATATTTCCTGCAGACAGTAATGCAAGGGATTAGACAAGCGATTATGGATGATAACTTATTAGAGTACCGTGAAGCTTTCTTTGAAGAGTACGGCTTTAATAAAGAAAATGCAAAAAATTTCTAG
- a CDS encoding post-transcriptional regulator: MKKKNRLGIIKKQKLNTKVKVKAAELQEEGYKKVVPSSLWDYIIAYRWKREFPKTISEMKIDIESITANDYFDYQVICAQTVKSHEFDWDKIKDLLD, translated from the coding sequence ATGAAAAAGAAGAACCGATTGGGAATTATAAAAAAGCAAAAATTGAATACAAAGGTTAAGGTTAAAGCAGCCGAGTTACAAGAAGAAGGCTACAAAAAAGTGGTACCTAGTAGTTTGTGGGACTATATTATAGCCTATCGTTGGAAGCGGGAGTTTCCCAAAACAATTTCTGAAATGAAAATAGATATTGAAAGCATTACTGCTAATGATTATTTTGATTATCAAGTGATCTGTGCTCAGACAGTAAAGAGTCATGAATTTGATTGGGATAAAATAAAAGATTTGTTAGATTAA
- the uvrC gene encoding excinuclease ABC subunit UvrC produces MNERIKGKLELLPEQPGCYLMKNEFGDIIYVGKAKILKNRVRSYFTGSHNTKTEKLVSEIADFEYIVTESNKEALLLEINLIKENKPRYNILLKDDKSYPFIKITNEKYPQLKIVREIKKDHADYFGPYPDVKAANETKRMLDRLYPLRKCSLSAKKPCLYYHLGQCLCPGYFDVNPQVFLEMRTEIKKFLSGNYWGIQAEIKEKMTAAANNLEFEKAAEYRDQLSSIESVMMPQKMTQTDFVNRDVFGFSVDKGWMCVQVFFVRQGKIIERDVSLFPFYGEATDDLLTYIGQFYDEGRHLLPKEIFIPETLTISDVSLLVPGVKVTQPQRGEKKKLVQLASKNADVALKEKFDLTIKKQERSVGAIDRLAGAMNLPSLHRIEAFDNSNIMGTNPVSAMVVFVDGKPVKNEYRKYKIKTVVGPDDYASMREVIYRRYSRVLKDELEKPGLILIDGGKGQVEAAREVLENQLGLSIPIAGLVKNEKHRTSELIYGADHHVIPLKRNSAEFFLLQRIQDEVHRFAITFHRQLRSKTSFASKLDGVDGLGPKRKQQLLKKFKSYKNIQEASKEELISSGLPEGVAEKLIDHLK; encoded by the coding sequence ATGAATGAACGAATCAAAGGGAAATTAGAATTATTACCTGAACAGCCAGGGTGTTATTTGATGAAGAATGAATTCGGAGATATTATTTACGTAGGAAAAGCAAAAATATTGAAAAATCGTGTTCGTTCTTATTTTACGGGAAGCCATAATACCAAAACTGAGAAGTTAGTTAGCGAAATTGCTGATTTTGAATATATTGTGACAGAGTCAAATAAAGAAGCGCTTTTGCTAGAAATTAATCTAATTAAAGAAAATAAACCTCGATATAATATTCTGTTAAAGGATGATAAGAGTTACCCGTTCATAAAAATTACTAATGAAAAGTATCCTCAATTAAAGATTGTGAGAGAAATTAAGAAAGATCATGCCGATTACTTTGGTCCTTATCCTGATGTTAAGGCGGCGAATGAAACGAAAAGAATGTTGGATAGATTATATCCATTAAGAAAGTGTAGTTTATCTGCTAAAAAACCTTGTCTCTATTACCACCTGGGGCAGTGTTTATGTCCGGGTTATTTTGATGTGAATCCGCAAGTGTTTTTAGAAATGAGAACAGAAATTAAAAAATTCCTAAGTGGTAATTATTGGGGGATACAAGCTGAAATAAAAGAAAAAATGACAGCAGCAGCTAACAATCTTGAGTTTGAAAAAGCGGCAGAATACCGTGACCAGTTGTCATCGATAGAGTCCGTAATGATGCCACAAAAAATGACGCAAACAGACTTTGTCAATCGTGATGTTTTTGGTTTTTCAGTGGATAAAGGCTGGATGTGTGTACAAGTTTTCTTTGTAAGACAAGGTAAAATTATTGAACGTGATGTATCTTTATTTCCATTTTATGGAGAAGCGACAGACGACTTGCTAACATATATTGGACAATTTTATGATGAGGGTCGGCATTTATTGCCAAAGGAAATTTTTATTCCAGAAACGCTTACGATTAGTGATGTTAGTTTATTAGTTCCAGGTGTCAAAGTGACTCAACCGCAACGGGGTGAAAAGAAAAAGTTAGTTCAACTGGCATCTAAAAATGCTGATGTGGCGTTGAAGGAAAAGTTTGATTTAACAATAAAAAAACAAGAACGTAGTGTAGGAGCGATTGACCGATTAGCGGGTGCTATGAATCTACCCTCGTTGCACCGGATTGAGGCTTTTGATAACTCGAATATTATGGGGACTAATCCGGTTTCTGCTATGGTGGTTTTTGTTGATGGTAAACCAGTTAAAAATGAGTATCGAAAATATAAAATTAAAACAGTAGTTGGTCCAGATGACTATGCTTCGATGAGGGAAGTAATCTATCGTCGCTATTCAAGAGTATTAAAGGATGAGCTTGAAAAACCAGGTTTAATTTTAATTGATGGAGGTAAAGGACAGGTTGAAGCTGCGCGGGAGGTCCTCGAAAATCAGCTAGGATTAAGCATTCCGATTGCGGGGTTAGTTAAAAATGAAAAACATCGAACGAGTGAATTGATTTATGGTGCGGATCACCATGTCATCCCTCTGAAACGGAATTCAGCTGAGTTTTTCTTGCTACAAAGAATACAGGATGAGGTCCACCGTTTTGCCATAACTTTCCATCGTCAGCTAAGAAGTAAAACCAGTTTTGCTTCGAAATTAGATGGTGTTGATGGACTTGGTCCCAAGAGAAAACAACAGCTTTTGAAAAAATTTAAATCGTATAAAAATATTCAAGAAGCTTCAAAAGAAGAATTGATTAGTAGTGGTCTTCCTGAGGGAGTAGCTGAAAAGTTAATTGATCATTTAAAATAA
- the mreC gene encoding rod shape-determining protein MreC, whose translation MNSNKKIIILISLVLAVVFLVSFSALKRNETKETGVVQSSTNDFVGTVDKIVSAPVKAISNLTDSIGNLFNTFDENARLKKRLDSYAVIQGENENFKKENKDLKNQLEMSDSLSSYEKITGSVISRSPDTWQNILIIDKGKDAGVEVDMPVMGSEGLIGRIIEVNKLSSKVELLTSNNQSVNKYPVMISPDKGDMSYGLLASYEEKSGHFIVNQLTSLDGLKSGDKVTTSGLGGNSPSGLIVGEVVGIKKNGLGLDKEVYIKPINSMYDISFVTVIKRLAESEG comes from the coding sequence ATGAATTCAAATAAAAAAATAATCATTCTTATTTCATTAGTGTTGGCAGTTGTTTTTTTAGTTAGTTTTTCTGCGCTTAAAAGAAATGAAACTAAAGAAACGGGAGTTGTTCAATCCTCAACAAATGATTTTGTAGGAACCGTAGATAAAATTGTTTCGGCTCCTGTAAAAGCGATTAGTAATTTAACTGATTCGATTGGAAATTTATTTAATACATTTGACGAGAATGCTAGATTAAAAAAACGTTTAGACAGTTATGCTGTTATCCAAGGAGAAAATGAAAATTTTAAAAAAGAAAATAAAGATTTGAAAAATCAACTTGAAATGTCAGATAGTTTGTCAAGTTATGAAAAAATCACAGGCAGTGTTATTAGTCGCTCTCCTGACACATGGCAAAATATTTTGATTATTGATAAAGGTAAAGATGCAGGTGTAGAAGTTGATATGCCGGTTATGGGATCTGAAGGTTTGATTGGTCGAATAATTGAAGTCAATAAGTTATCTTCAAAAGTAGAGCTACTAACATCGAATAATCAAAGTGTTAACAAGTATCCGGTTATGATTTCTCCAGACAAAGGCGACATGTCTTACGGGTTGTTAGCAAGTTATGAGGAAAAAAGCGGTCATTTTATCGTGAACCAATTAACTTCATTAGATGGGTTGAAGTCAGGTGATAAAGTAACTACCTCAGGTTTAGGAGGTAATTCTCCGAGTGGTTTAATAGTTGGAGAAGTTGTTGGAATCAAAAAAAATGGTTTAGGTCTCGATAAAGAAGTCTATATAAAACCAATAAATTCAATGTATGATATTTCGTTTGTAACGGTTATCAAACGCTTAGCAGAAAGTGAAGGTTAA
- the yajC gene encoding preprotein translocase subunit YajC — MSSTLLMLVVLGGMMFFMTRSQKKQQQKRQDLLNSMTVGSKVVTIGGLHGVISEIDQTKDTVWLDCEGIQLEFNRSAIATVTETPAADVVTETVTETTVETPTTDEVVEAVEVEIEEPNNK, encoded by the coding sequence ATGAGCTCAACATTACTAATGTTAGTTGTCTTAGGTGGAATGATGTTTTTCATGACGCGTTCTCAAAAGAAACAACAACAAAAAAGACAAGATTTATTAAATTCAATGACAGTTGGAAGTAAAGTAGTAACAATCGGTGGTTTACACGGTGTTATTTCTGAAATTGATCAAACTAAAGATACAGTTTGGTTAGATTGCGAAGGCATTCAATTAGAATTTAACCGTTCAGCAATTGCAACAGTAACTGAAACGCCAGCAGCTGATGTAGTGACAGAAACGGTTACAGAAACAACTGTTGAAACGCCAACTACTGATGAAGTAGTCGAAGCAGTTGAAGTCGAAATTGAAGAACCAAATAACAAATAA
- the add gene encoding adenosine deaminase: protein MEEQIIQHLPKIELHCHLDGSVRPHILERLAQEQGNPLPYSSAELASKLTAPEDCESLLEYLERFDIVLPYLQTAEAIELISYDLIEQVAEENVAYIEVRFAPLLFAHQGLTINQIVEAVIAGLKRGEEVFGVKSNALLCGMRHHTNSDNKAVVEATKNYLNNGVVGFDIAGDEAQFPADLYTDLITLAKKYAIPLTLHAGECGCPQNVLTSIKLGATRVGHGIAIAKDDAILAECKERGTVIEMCPTSNFQTKAVTKLEDYPFKKFMDAGLNICINTDNRTVSNTTLTKEYTKLHKWYNIDYRCMEQLNHNAVNGAFISDNEKEQLHTLLKTAYYDYK, encoded by the coding sequence ATGGAAGAACAAATCATTCAACACTTGCCTAAAATCGAATTACATTGTCATTTGGACGGCTCTGTTCGTCCTCACATATTAGAAAGATTAGCTCAAGAACAAGGAAATCCTCTCCCTTATAGCAGTGCCGAACTAGCTTCAAAATTAACTGCCCCAGAAGATTGCGAAAGTTTACTAGAATACTTAGAACGTTTCGACATAGTGCTCCCTTATTTACAAACAGCGGAAGCGATTGAATTAATTTCATATGACTTAATTGAACAAGTTGCTGAAGAAAATGTTGCTTATATTGAAGTTCGTTTCGCACCTTTACTTTTTGCGCATCAAGGATTAACAATTAATCAAATTGTTGAGGCTGTTATTGCTGGTTTGAAACGTGGTGAAGAAGTATTCGGTGTAAAATCAAACGCTTTATTATGCGGGATGCGTCACCACACAAATTCGGATAACAAAGCTGTTGTCGAAGCCACAAAAAATTATTTAAACAATGGTGTAGTAGGATTTGACATCGCTGGTGATGAAGCCCAATTCCCAGCAGATTTATATACTGACCTCATCACACTTGCAAAAAAATATGCTATCCCTCTAACGCTACACGCAGGAGAATGTGGTTGCCCTCAAAACGTTTTGACCTCTATCAAGTTAGGAGCAACTCGTGTCGGGCACGGCATTGCCATTGCAAAGGACGATGCCATCCTAGCAGAATGCAAAGAACGCGGCACCGTTATCGAAATGTGCCCTACAAGTAATTTCCAAACTAAAGCTGTCACAAAATTAGAAGACTACCCTTTCAAAAAATTTATGGATGCTGGTTTAAATATTTGTATTAATACTGATAATCGAACTGTTTCAAACACTACGCTTACTAAGGAATATACTAAGCTTCACAAATGGTACAATATCGATTACCGTTGCATGGAACAACTAAATCACAACGCTGTTAACGGCGCATTCATTTCGGATAACGAAAAAGAACAATTACACACTTTACTAAAAACGGCATATTACGACTATAAATAA
- the mreD gene encoding rod shape-determining protein MreD has product MLPVLLFILTLLDGQLSRGLRSVMTNQAFLNSHLLLIALILASIWYSKRYMVITSMFIGLLFDIYYYGIIGINMVVLPLTVLLVYLVFKHVPINMLSIILGLIVFITIMDSSAYLLQVVFNLRTPGVARYVVGNLGPTLMFNIVACLLLSFPINKFLKKANV; this is encoded by the coding sequence GTGCTACCAGTTCTATTGTTTATCTTAACCCTGTTGGATGGACAACTTAGTCGCGGTTTAAGAAGTGTGATGACTAATCAGGCTTTTTTAAACAGTCACTTACTTTTGATTGCGTTAATATTGGCAAGCATTTGGTATTCGAAACGATATATGGTAATAACTAGTATGTTTATTGGCTTACTTTTTGATATTTACTATTATGGCATTATTGGAATAAATATGGTTGTTTTACCATTAACAGTATTACTTGTATATCTGGTATTTAAACATGTCCCTATTAACATGTTAAGTATTATCTTAGGTTTAATTGTTTTCATAACAATAATGGATAGTAGTGCGTACTTACTACAAGTGGTATTCAACCTAAGAACGCCAGGCGTTGCAAGGTATGTAGTAGGGAACTTGGGACCGACATTGATGTTTAATATAGTGGCCTGTTTATTGTTAAGTTTTCCAATTAATAAGTTCTTAAAAAAGGCTAACGTGTAA
- a CDS encoding prepilin peptidase, with translation MLNATLFYIGCCFGSFLNQVALKNVLTINFQRSTCDSCSKQLTWYDLIPLFSYILYRRKCRYCNFPIAYSYLIAELICGALFILIFCIQQLQSIIIITTLILAYLYSLMDYYHLEINPTLFYLPNILLLVTVVSINGITETLHISFTFLLFIVLFSITKLLPNSLGGADIKIILSWSIFFEPSIILITLILSSGIGLCYSLLMTKTNTSPFIPFLTLGLLLALLLNK, from the coding sequence ATGTTAAATGCCACACTTTTCTATATTGGCTGTTGTTTTGGTTCATTTCTCAATCAAGTTGCTTTAAAAAATGTACTAACAATTAATTTTCAAAGGTCCACTTGCGATTCATGCTCAAAACAATTAACGTGGTATGATCTAATCCCATTATTTTCATACATATTATATAGAAGAAAATGTCGATATTGTAATTTTCCCATTGCATATTCATATTTAATCGCTGAGTTGATTTGCGGCGCCTTGTTCATTTTAATTTTCTGCATACAGCAATTGCAATCAATTATTATAATCACCACGCTAATCCTCGCATATTTATACAGTTTAATGGATTATTATCATTTAGAAATCAATCCAACACTTTTTTATCTACCTAATATTCTTCTTTTAGTAACTGTTGTCAGCATAAATGGCATAACCGAAACATTACATATATCTTTCACTTTCTTACTGTTTATTGTTTTATTTAGCATTACTAAACTACTTCCTAATTCCCTTGGGGGAGCGGATATAAAAATTATCCTTTCATGGAGCATTTTTTTTGAACCATCAATTATTCTAATAACATTAATCCTATCCTCGGGAATAGGGCTATGTTACTCACTTCTAATGACGAAAACTAACACCTCGCCATTCATTCCATTTTTAACACTTGGCTTATTACTTGCACTATTGTTAAATAAATAA
- a CDS encoding C40 family peptidase, which produces MKKRILSTVMISSMMFGATVLPVLSSASPATDSDKKISDLSSKEAAANAELTSVRENIANIQAKASALQAEQVSLNKETKKLTKEITSLTERIEKREAAIKDQARSVQTDRKGTTFIDAVLNAESVSEAITRVAAATRLVGAGNDLMVEQQQDKKAVEKKKEATEEKVATIQNNAAKLEAKKGELITQELQKAAVSNGLAAEKATEKSKKDEFLAEAKAAEKALEKQEKAVAKAESSREEVEVSKGETTPQTEAPKEETTPQTEAPKEETTPETEAPVQKPEVPTTPANPNASGSAIVAEAMKHIGKPYVWGAKGPESFDCSGFTAYVYRAVTGKEIGGWTVPQESAGTVIPLSQAQAGDLLFWGPQGGTHHVAISTGGTGYVHAPTEGQTVTTSNFAWYSPDFAVRVN; this is translated from the coding sequence TTGAAAAAACGTATTTTATCAACAGTAATGATCAGTTCAATGATGTTTGGTGCAACAGTACTACCTGTATTATCAAGCGCTAGTCCAGCAACTGACTCAGACAAAAAAATATCAGACTTAAGTTCTAAAGAAGCAGCAGCAAATGCTGAATTAACTTCAGTTAGAGAAAATATTGCAAATATTCAAGCGAAAGCATCAGCATTACAAGCTGAGCAAGTTTCGTTAAATAAAGAAACTAAAAAATTAACTAAAGAAATCACATCGTTAACAGAACGTATTGAAAAACGTGAAGCAGCGATTAAAGATCAAGCAAGATCAGTTCAAACAGATCGTAAAGGGACAACTTTTATTGATGCCGTTTTAAATGCTGAATCAGTTTCAGAAGCCATTACTCGAGTAGCAGCTGCAACTCGTTTAGTTGGTGCCGGAAATGATTTAATGGTTGAACAACAGCAAGATAAAAAAGCAGTTGAAAAGAAAAAAGAAGCAACAGAAGAAAAAGTTGCAACAATTCAAAACAACGCTGCTAAATTAGAAGCTAAAAAAGGTGAGTTAATCACTCAAGAACTTCAAAAAGCTGCTGTTTCAAATGGCTTAGCAGCTGAAAAAGCAACTGAAAAATCTAAAAAAGATGAATTTTTAGCTGAAGCTAAAGCAGCTGAAAAAGCATTAGAAAAACAAGAAAAAGCAGTTGCTAAAGCAGAAAGTTCAAGAGAAGAAGTTGAAGTTTCAAAAGGTGAAACAACGCCTCAAACGGAAGCTCCAAAAGAGGAAACAACGCCTCAAACGGAAGCTCCAAAAGAGGAAACGACACCTGAAACTGAAGCGCCTGTTCAAAAGCCTGAAGTGCCAACGACGCCAGCTAATCCTAACGCAAGTGGTTCAGCAATTGTTGCTGAAGCAATGAAACATATTGGTAAACCATATGTTTGGGGCGCTAAAGGTCCTGAATCATTTGACTGTTCTGGTTTTACAGCGTATGTATATCGTGCAGTAACAGGTAAAGAAATTGGTGGTTGGACAGTTCCTCAAGAATCAGCTGGAACTGTGATCCCATTATCACAAGCACAAGCAGGAGATTTATTGTTCTGGGGACCACAAGGTGGTACTCATCATGTAGCTATTTCAACTGGTGGAACAGGATATGTTCATGCACCAACTGAAGGCCAAACAGTAACGACTTCGAACTTTGCATGGTATTCACCAGATTTCGCAGTACGTGTAAACTAA